A single window of Leclercia adecarboxylata DNA harbors:
- the gpmB gene encoding 2,3-diphosphoglycerate-dependent phosphoglycerate mutase GpmB: MLQVYLVRHGETQWNAERRIQGQSDSPLTAKGEEQARQVGERARTLGITHIIASDLGRTRRTAEIIAQACGCDVTVDARLRELDMGVLEQRLIDTLTEEEEAWRRTLVNGTEEGRIPEGESMLELSERMHAALAACLELPEGSRPLLVSHGMALGCLVSTILGLPAWAERRLRLRNCSLSRIDYQQSPWLASGWIVEMAGDISHLDAPALDELQR; the protein is encoded by the coding sequence TGGAACGCCGAGCGACGTATTCAAGGCCAGTCAGACAGTCCACTTACTGCCAAGGGCGAGGAACAGGCCCGTCAGGTTGGCGAACGCGCCAGAACACTGGGCATCACCCATATCATCGCCAGCGATTTAGGTCGCACGCGACGCACAGCAGAGATTATCGCGCAGGCCTGCGGCTGCGATGTCACTGTGGATGCTCGCCTGCGCGAGCTGGATATGGGGGTGCTGGAACAGCGCCTTATTGATACCCTGACCGAAGAGGAAGAGGCATGGCGTCGCACGCTGGTTAACGGCACTGAAGAGGGTCGCATACCGGAAGGTGAATCGATGCTGGAGCTGAGCGAGCGTATGCACGCGGCGCTGGCGGCCTGTCTGGAGCTGCCCGAGGGCAGTCGACCGCTGCTGGTCAGTCACGGTATGGCGTTAGGTTGCCTGGTCAGTACGATCCTCGGGCTGCCGGCATGGGCTGAGCGCCGCCTGCGTCTGCGTAACTGCTCGCTTTCCCGCATCGACTATCAGCAGAGTCCGTGGCTGGCGTCAGGCTGGATTGTGGAGATGGCAGGGGATATCTCGCATCTCGATGCCCCTGCGTTAGATGAGCTGCAGCGTTAA
- the robA gene encoding MDR efflux pump AcrAB transcriptional activator RobA, with protein MDQAGIIRDLLTWLEGHLDQPLSLDNVAAKAGYSKWHLQRMFKDVTGHAIGAYIRARRLSKSAVALRLTARPILDIALQYRFDSQQTFTRAFKKQFSLTPALYRRSPDWSSFGMRPPLRLGEFEMPKHEMVTLPETHLVGTTQSYSCSLEQISEFRHQMRVQFWRDFLSHAPAIPPLLYGLNETRPSLEKDDEQEVFYTTALTPEMANGYIQGSKPVVLEGGEYVMFTYEGLGTGVQDFIMTVYGTCMPMLNLNRRKGQDIERYYPSTDVKPDERPIDLRCEYLIPVRR; from the coding sequence ATGGATCAGGCTGGAATTATTCGCGATCTTCTTACCTGGCTGGAAGGCCATCTGGACCAGCCTTTGTCACTCGATAATGTGGCGGCAAAAGCGGGATATTCTAAGTGGCATTTACAAAGAATGTTCAAGGATGTCACCGGTCACGCTATCGGCGCCTATATCCGCGCGCGTCGTCTTTCCAAATCCGCCGTGGCGCTTCGCCTGACTGCGCGTCCTATTCTGGACATCGCCTTACAGTATCGCTTTGATTCGCAGCAGACCTTTACCCGCGCGTTCAAAAAACAGTTCTCGTTGACCCCTGCGCTCTATCGCCGCTCGCCGGACTGGAGCTCGTTCGGTATGCGTCCGCCGCTGCGTCTGGGCGAGTTCGAAATGCCGAAGCACGAAATGGTCACCCTGCCGGAAACTCACCTGGTCGGCACGACCCAAAGTTACTCCTGCTCGCTGGAGCAGATCTCCGAATTTCGTCATCAGATGCGTGTCCAGTTCTGGCGTGATTTCCTCAGCCACGCCCCGGCCATTCCGCCATTGCTCTATGGCCTGAACGAGACGCGTCCAAGCCTTGAAAAAGATGACGAGCAGGAGGTCTTCTACACCACGGCGTTAACGCCTGAGATGGCCAACGGCTATATTCAGGGCTCGAAACCGGTGGTACTGGAAGGGGGTGAATACGTGATGTTCACCTATGAAGGGCTGGGAACCGGCGTGCAGGACTTTATCATGACGGTCTACGGTACCTGCATGCCGATGCTGAACCTGAATCGCAGAAAAGGTCAGGATATTGAGCGTTACTATCCGTCAACGGATGTTAAGCCGGATGAACGCCCAATCGATTTGCGCTGCGAATATCTGATCCCCGTTCGCCGTTAA